Proteins from a genomic interval of Verrucomicrobiia bacterium:
- a CDS encoding acetolactate synthase large subunit has product MNVSDLFVKCLENEGVEYVFGLPGEEIEDLLFSLEKSTIKFIATRHEQGAAFMADVWGRLTGKAGVCLATLGPGATNLVTGVADANLDKSPVVAITGQAGLHRAHKENHQYLDIVSMFRPITKWNAAIADPDTVPEVVRKAFKVAESEKPGAAHIELPEDVAAMQADGAPIPVVKVRRPDPDNTALKETVRLLKKAKRPLIIAGNGAVRKPVSPHLVKFVEKFNIPYVNTFMGQGSVPDNSPQSLFTIGLGFRDLVMDAVDAADLILTIGYDIAEYSPERWNPRNDKTIVHIDFTAAEVYTHYQPAVEIVADIAATLRELTALFSKEDKVFEYFWYVPVRESIIADLKSYTLKKGRPFTVPGVLNVLREVMADEDLLISDVGSHKLWIARNFPVNTPNGCLISNGLASMGFALPGAVAAALTGQKRKIVAAMGDGGFLMNSQELETAKRLKLGFTVLIFNDNDYGLISWKQTMSRGRTTGTRLTNPDFKKYAESFGIPCYSPRDLASLHRDLKKAVSSGELCIVEVPVDPSVNLKLTGKLAAARKAKKPA; this is encoded by the coding sequence GTGAACGTTTCGGATCTTTTTGTGAAGTGCCTGGAGAATGAGGGCGTCGAATACGTCTTCGGTCTTCCGGGTGAAGAAATCGAAGACCTCCTTTTTTCGCTGGAAAAATCCACCATCAAATTCATCGCCACGCGCCATGAGCAGGGCGCGGCCTTCATGGCCGACGTGTGGGGACGCCTCACGGGCAAAGCGGGCGTGTGCCTCGCAACGCTCGGGCCGGGCGCCACGAACCTCGTCACCGGTGTCGCGGATGCGAACCTGGACAAAAGCCCGGTCGTCGCCATCACGGGACAGGCCGGCCTGCACCGGGCGCACAAGGAAAACCATCAGTACCTCGACATCGTCAGCATGTTCCGCCCCATCACCAAGTGGAATGCCGCGATCGCGGATCCTGACACGGTTCCCGAGGTCGTGCGCAAGGCGTTCAAAGTCGCGGAAAGCGAGAAGCCGGGCGCCGCGCACATCGAGCTTCCCGAAGACGTCGCGGCAATGCAGGCCGATGGGGCCCCGATCCCCGTGGTCAAGGTGCGCCGGCCCGACCCGGACAACACGGCGCTGAAAGAAACCGTACGCCTCCTGAAAAAGGCGAAGCGTCCGCTCATCATCGCGGGCAACGGCGCCGTGCGCAAACCGGTGTCGCCGCACCTGGTCAAATTCGTCGAGAAATTCAACATCCCCTACGTGAACACGTTCATGGGGCAGGGGTCTGTCCCGGACAACAGCCCGCAGTCGCTTTTCACGATCGGCCTCGGCTTCCGCGACCTCGTGATGGACGCGGTCGACGCCGCGGACCTGATCCTCACCATCGGCTACGACATCGCGGAATACTCGCCCGAGCGCTGGAACCCGCGCAACGATAAGACCATCGTGCACATCGACTTCACGGCCGCGGAGGTCTACACGCATTACCAGCCCGCGGTCGAGATCGTGGCCGACATCGCGGCAACGCTGCGCGAACTGACCGCGCTTTTTTCTAAGGAAGATAAGGTCTTCGAATATTTCTGGTACGTGCCCGTGCGCGAGAGCATCATCGCCGACCTCAAGAGCTACACGCTCAAAAAAGGCCGGCCGTTCACGGTGCCCGGCGTCCTGAACGTGCTTCGCGAAGTCATGGCCGACGAGGACCTTCTCATCAGCGACGTGGGCAGCCACAAGCTCTGGATCGCGCGCAATTTTCCCGTGAACACGCCGAACGGATGCCTGATCTCCAACGGGCTGGCGAGCATGGGCTTTGCGCTTCCCGGCGCCGTGGCCGCGGCGCTTACCGGCCAGAAGCGGAAAATTGTGGCGGCCATGGGCGACGGCGGCTTCCTGATGAATTCGCAGGAGCTGGAGACCGCGAAACGCCTGAAGCTGGGCTTTACCGTGCTCATTTTCAACGACAACGATTACGGGCTCATCAGCTGGAAGCAGACCATGAGCCGCGGGCGCACGACGGGCACGCGCCTGACCAATCCCGATTTCAAGAAATACGCCGAGAGTTTCGGCATTCCCTGCTATTCGCCCCGCGATCTGGCTTCGCTCCACCGCGATCTGAAGAAAGCGGTTTCGTCCGGCGAGCTCTGCATCGTGGAAGTTCCCGTGGATCCCAGCGTCAATCTCAAGCTGACGGGCAAACTGGCCGCGGCGCGCAAGGCAAAGAAACCCGCATGA
- a CDS encoding NAD(P)-dependent alcohol dehydrogenase — translation MLKTKGYAATSPTAPLSPFSFDRREPGPRDVLIEILYAGICHSDIHQARNEWGNATYPMVPGHEIAGRVVRTGAQAKKFKAGDAVGVGCFVDSCRACPSCKEGEEQFCEKHPSFTYNGTEQDGKTPTYGGYSSQIVVDEDYVLRIPASIPLDKAAPLLCAGITTYSPLRRFKVGPGMRVGIVGLGGLGHMAVKFAASMGAEVTVFSTSKAKEADARRFGAKDFVIAKDPKALEPLAGSFDFILDTASANHDLDAYLNMLRRGGTLALVGAPEKPAEFHVFSLIMKRRGIAGSLIGGLRETQEMLDYCGKKNIAPDIEVIPVQKINEAYARTVKGDVRYRFVIDLKTL, via the coding sequence ATGCTGAAGACCAAAGGTTATGCCGCCACTTCGCCCACCGCGCCGCTTTCTCCTTTTTCCTTCGACCGCCGCGAGCCCGGCCCGCGCGACGTCCTGATCGAGATCCTTTATGCCGGCATCTGCCACTCCGACATCCACCAGGCGCGCAACGAATGGGGGAACGCGACGTACCCCATGGTGCCGGGCCACGAGATCGCGGGACGCGTGGTGCGCACGGGCGCCCAGGCGAAAAAGTTCAAGGCCGGAGACGCGGTGGGCGTGGGATGTTTCGTGGATTCTTGCCGCGCTTGCCCGAGCTGCAAGGAGGGCGAGGAGCAATTCTGCGAAAAGCATCCTTCCTTTACCTACAACGGCACCGAGCAGGACGGCAAGACGCCCACTTACGGCGGCTATTCGTCGCAGATCGTGGTCGACGAAGATTACGTGCTGAGAATTCCGGCGTCGATCCCGCTCGATAAAGCCGCGCCGCTGCTCTGCGCGGGCATCACGACCTATTCGCCTCTGCGCCGTTTTAAGGTGGGACCCGGCATGCGCGTCGGGATCGTGGGGCTTGGAGGCTTGGGGCACATGGCCGTCAAGTTCGCGGCCTCGATGGGCGCGGAAGTCACGGTCTTCAGCACCTCCAAAGCCAAAGAGGCGGACGCGCGCCGCTTCGGCGCCAAAGATTTCGTGATTGCCAAAGACCCGAAAGCGCTCGAGCCGCTGGCCGGGAGTTTTGATTTCATCCTGGACACCGCGTCCGCCAACCACGACTTGGACGCTTATCTCAACATGCTGCGCCGCGGCGGAACGCTCGCGCTCGTCGGCGCGCCGGAAAAGCCGGCCGAGTTCCACGTATTTTCGCTGATCATGAAGCGCCGCGGGATCGCGGGCTCCTTGATCGGCGGCCTCCGCGAGACGCAGGAGATGCTCGATTACTGCGGCAAAAAAAATATCGCGCCCGACATCGAAGTCATTCCCGTCCAAAAAATCAACGAGGCCTACGCCCGCACGGTCAAAGGCGACGTGCGCTACCGTTTCGTGATCGACCTGAAAACGCTTTAA
- a CDS encoding NAD-dependent succinate-semialdehyde dehydrogenase, translated as MNTPTVNPATGEAGRVYPEVTPSERAALLACAAAAFESWRLLSLGERAARFKSAGEVLRRGARELAVLIAAEMGKPVTQGRKEIEKCALVCDYYAEHAEKFLSPEPVKTEASKSYVAFEPLGTVLAVMPWNFPFWQVFRAAAPAMMAGNTMVLKHAINVPGCAVAIEKVFIDAGFPEGAFLNIHTDNAGVAAIIEHPAVKAVTLTGSVAAGRAVASKAGSMLKKTVLELGGSDPYLILADADPKEAAFVCGQSRMINSGQSCVAAKRFIVEEKVYDAFTQGLADYMKALKMGNPLEEGTEVGPLARLDLRDGVHRQVEESVRKGARLVTGGKRPEGPGAFYPPTVLADVKKGMPAFDEEVFGPVASVIKVRDENEAVRTANDSVFGLGSAVFTRDVKKGERIARELKAGIACVNAYVQSDPRLPFGGVEQSGYGRELGIFGIREFVNIKTVYVK; from the coding sequence ATGAATACCCCCACCGTGAATCCCGCGACCGGCGAGGCCGGCCGCGTTTATCCGGAAGTAACGCCGTCCGAACGCGCGGCGCTTCTTGCCTGCGCGGCGGCGGCCTTCGAATCCTGGCGCCTGCTTTCGCTCGGCGAACGCGCGGCGCGCTTCAAGTCCGCGGGCGAGGTGCTCAGGCGCGGCGCGCGGGAGCTCGCGGTGCTGATCGCCGCGGAAATGGGGAAGCCCGTGACGCAGGGGCGCAAGGAAATCGAAAAATGCGCGCTCGTCTGCGATTATTACGCGGAGCACGCCGAAAAATTCCTTTCTCCCGAACCCGTGAAAACCGAGGCCTCCAAAAGCTACGTGGCGTTCGAGCCGCTCGGCACGGTGCTGGCGGTCATGCCGTGGAATTTCCCCTTCTGGCAGGTGTTCCGCGCCGCCGCGCCCGCGATGATGGCGGGCAACACGATGGTGCTCAAGCATGCGATCAATGTTCCGGGCTGCGCGGTAGCCATTGAAAAAGTTTTCATCGACGCCGGCTTTCCGGAAGGCGCCTTCCTCAACATCCATACCGATAATGCGGGCGTGGCCGCGATCATCGAGCATCCCGCGGTCAAGGCCGTGACCTTGACCGGCAGCGTAGCCGCGGGAAGGGCCGTCGCCTCGAAAGCGGGAAGCATGTTGAAAAAAACCGTTCTCGAACTCGGCGGCAGCGATCCTTATCTTATCCTGGCCGACGCGGACCCGAAAGAAGCGGCGTTTGTCTGCGGCCAGTCGCGGATGATCAATTCCGGACAGAGCTGCGTCGCGGCCAAGCGTTTCATCGTGGAAGAAAAAGTCTACGACGCGTTCACGCAGGGGCTCGCCGATTACATGAAAGCGCTGAAGATGGGCAATCCGCTCGAAGAGGGCACGGAAGTCGGCCCTTTGGCCCGGCTGGACCTTCGCGACGGCGTGCACCGCCAGGTCGAGGAAAGCGTGCGCAAAGGGGCGCGCCTCGTGACCGGAGGCAAGCGGCCGGAAGGCCCCGGCGCGTTTTATCCGCCCACGGTGCTCGCGGACGTAAAAAAAGGCATGCCCGCCTTTGACGAAGAAGTCTTCGGCCCCGTGGCCTCGGTCATCAAGGTGCGAGACGAAAATGAGGCGGTCCGGACGGCCAATGATTCGGTTTTCGGGTTGGGCTCGGCAGTCTTCACGCGCGATGTGAAAAAAGGCGAACGCATCGCCCGCGAATTGAAGGCCGGCATCGCATGCGTCAACGCGTACGTGCAGTCCGACCCGCGGCTTCCTTTCGGCGGCGTCGAACAGTCCGGCTACGGCCGCGAGCTCGGCATTTTCGGGATCCGGGAATTCGTCAACATCAAGACGGTCTACGTCAAATGA
- a CDS encoding efflux RND transporter permease subunit, producing MTLSDYSIKNPVFAWVLMAGILVFGWVGYKRLGVSQLPDVDFPVVTVSVTWEGAAPEVMETEVTDVIEDAVMSVEGIKEVTSNSQQGQASITIELNLNRDIDAALQDVQTKIAQAQLNLPRDIDPPIVTKTNPEDQPIMWLALSGDRPFKDLVHYVSETLKDQFTTVSGVGDIRLGGYVDPNLRVWLDAAKMREKELTVEDVLNAITTQHSDLPAGYIDTGHKEINVRVYGEAATAEAFSNLIIPSRVRGGPVWTDLHIGDIGKVEDGLADERRISRTGGKRAIGIGIIKQRGTNAVSVAEAVKKKAEALKPMLPDGMQLTVVFDATKFIEQSVHSLTMNLVLAALLTSIVCYVFLGSFSATFNVLLSIPVSIMGAFIIIYFLGFTINTFTMLGLTLVIGIVVDDAIMVLENISRYHEQGLERKEAAIIGARQITFAALAASIAILAIFVPVIFMQGVIGKFFFQFGITISVAVLFSLLEALTIAPMRCSQFLTVGHSTRLGKFMDDRMHALSRRYEQALRFCLDHRKKVLAVSLGVFILSFQLTKGIKKEFVPSQDQSRFLVRLVLPLGTSIEETDALFKKAEAFLMTQPALNKYYSAIGGFTGGQVNTGMLFVTMKDKKDRPKVNGHPMTQQEFMGVVRKEFSGLPNVERAIIQDLSQSGFTAQRGFPVEFTLRGPDWTKLADYGKQIMDKMKESGLMTDIDTDYQLGMPELRVLPDRTKASQQGVSVSSIATTINAMIGGVRNGKFTNNGKRYDIRVRLNQADRASPDDVKGIWVRNQYGEVVPLSDVVTSNIEPSLFSITRKNRERAISIFANPAAGHSQQEAIDYVRTMSDKVLEGEYHAVFSGGSQAFAESFKSLVFALLMGIFVAYMVLATQFGSFIHPFTVLLALPFSVTGAFAALFISRNSMNLYSMIGLILLMGIVKKNSILLVDFTNEQRHQGKAPREALLEACPVRLRPILMTSIATVAAAIPEALSWGAGSETMTPMAVSVIGGVTVSTILTLFVVPCAYLAFSRFEKQVYQKPEDGAPAPSSAPLHAKK from the coding sequence GTGACGCTTTCCGATTATTCGATCAAAAATCCCGTGTTTGCGTGGGTGCTCATGGCCGGCATCCTGGTGTTCGGCTGGGTGGGCTACAAGCGCCTGGGCGTGAGCCAGCTTCCGGACGTGGATTTTCCCGTGGTAACTGTCTCGGTGACGTGGGAAGGCGCCGCGCCCGAAGTCATGGAGACCGAAGTGACCGACGTGATCGAAGACGCGGTCATGAGCGTGGAAGGCATCAAGGAAGTGACGTCCAATTCCCAGCAGGGCCAGGCCTCCATCACGATCGAGCTGAACCTGAACCGCGACATCGACGCCGCGCTGCAGGACGTGCAGACGAAGATCGCGCAGGCGCAGCTCAACCTGCCCCGCGACATCGACCCGCCGATCGTGACGAAAACCAATCCCGAAGACCAGCCCATCATGTGGCTCGCGCTTTCCGGCGACAGGCCGTTCAAAGACCTTGTGCATTACGTGAGCGAGACGCTGAAAGACCAGTTCACGACCGTTTCCGGCGTGGGCGACATCCGGCTCGGCGGCTACGTGGACCCGAACCTTCGCGTCTGGCTGGACGCGGCGAAGATGCGCGAAAAAGAATTGACCGTCGAAGACGTGCTGAACGCGATCACCACCCAGCACTCGGACCTGCCCGCCGGCTACATCGACACCGGCCATAAGGAGATCAACGTCCGCGTCTACGGCGAGGCCGCGACGGCCGAGGCGTTCTCAAATCTCATCATTCCCAGCCGCGTACGCGGAGGGCCCGTGTGGACAGACCTGCACATCGGCGACATCGGCAAGGTGGAAGACGGGCTCGCGGACGAACGGCGCATCTCGCGCACCGGCGGCAAGCGCGCGATCGGCATCGGCATCATCAAGCAGCGCGGCACGAACGCCGTGTCCGTCGCCGAGGCCGTGAAGAAAAAGGCGGAAGCCCTGAAACCCATGCTTCCGGACGGCATGCAGCTGACCGTCGTCTTCGACGCCACCAAGTTCATCGAACAGTCCGTGCATTCGCTCACGATGAACCTGGTTCTCGCGGCGCTGCTCACGTCGATCGTCTGCTATGTATTCCTGGGCAGCTTCAGCGCGACCTTTAACGTGCTGCTCTCGATCCCCGTGTCCATCATGGGCGCGTTCATCATCATCTACTTCCTGGGTTTCACGATCAACACGTTCACCATGCTGGGGCTGACGCTCGTCATCGGCATCGTGGTCGACGACGCCATCATGGTGCTCGAAAACATTTCCCGCTATCACGAACAGGGCCTCGAGCGAAAGGAAGCGGCCATCATCGGCGCCCGGCAGATCACGTTCGCGGCGCTGGCCGCGTCCATCGCCATTCTTGCGATTTTCGTCCCGGTCATTTTCATGCAGGGCGTCATCGGAAAGTTTTTCTTCCAGTTCGGCATCACGATTTCCGTCGCCGTGCTGTTTTCACTCCTGGAAGCGCTCACCATCGCGCCCATGCGCTGCTCGCAGTTTCTGACCGTGGGCCATTCGACGCGGCTGGGCAAATTCATGGACGACCGCATGCACGCGCTCTCGCGCCGCTATGAGCAGGCCCTGCGTTTTTGCCTCGATCACCGCAAGAAGGTCCTGGCGGTTTCTTTGGGGGTCTTCATCCTGTCGTTCCAGCTCACCAAGGGCATCAAAAAAGAATTCGTCCCGTCGCAGGACCAGAGCCGCTTTCTCGTCCGCCTCGTCCTGCCGCTCGGGACGTCCATCGAAGAGACGGACGCGCTCTTCAAAAAAGCCGAGGCGTTTTTGATGACGCAGCCCGCGCTCAATAAATATTACAGCGCCATCGGCGGGTTCACCGGCGGCCAGGTGAATACGGGCATGCTGTTCGTCACCATGAAAGACAAGAAGGACCGGCCCAAGGTGAACGGCCATCCCATGACGCAGCAGGAATTCATGGGTGTCGTGCGCAAAGAGTTCAGCGGCCTGCCGAACGTCGAGCGCGCCATCATCCAGGACCTGTCGCAGTCGGGCTTCACGGCCCAGCGCGGTTTTCCCGTGGAATTCACGCTGCGCGGCCCGGATTGGACAAAGCTCGCGGATTACGGCAAGCAGATCATGGACAAGATGAAAGAGTCAGGCCTGATGACCGACATCGACACCGACTATCAGCTCGGCATGCCGGAGCTGCGCGTCCTTCCGGACCGCACGAAGGCGTCCCAGCAGGGCGTGAGCGTTTCTTCCATCGCCACCACGATCAACGCCATGATCGGCGGCGTGCGCAACGGCAAATTCACCAACAACGGCAAGCGCTACGACATCCGCGTGCGCCTGAACCAGGCCGACCGCGCGAGCCCCGACGACGTGAAAGGCATCTGGGTCCGCAACCAGTACGGCGAGGTCGTGCCGCTCTCCGACGTCGTGACTTCGAACATCGAGCCGTCTCTTTTTTCCATCACCCGCAAAAACCGCGAGCGCGCGATCAGCATTTTCGCCAACCCCGCTGCCGGCCATTCGCAGCAGGAAGCCATCGACTACGTGCGCACGATGTCGGACAAAGTCCTGGAAGGCGAATACCACGCGGTTTTCTCCGGCGGTTCGCAGGCTTTTGCCGAATCGTTCAAGAGCCTTGTCTTCGCGCTGCTCATGGGCATCTTCGTGGCCTACATGGTGCTCGCCACGCAATTCGGCAGCTTCATCCACCCGTTCACGGTGCTGCTCGCGCTGCCGTTCAGCGTGACCGGCGCTTTTGCCGCGCTTTTCATCAGCCGCAATTCCATGAACCTGTACAGCATGATCGGGCTCATCCTGCTCATGGGCATCGTGAAAAAGAATTCCATCCTGCTCGTGGATTTCACCAACGAGCAGCGCCATCAGGGCAAGGCGCCGCGCGAGGCGCTCCTCGAAGCCTGCCCGGTGCGCCTGCGCCCGATCCTTATGACGTCCATCGCGACGGTCGCCGCGGCCATTCCCGAAGCGCTTTCCTGGGGCGCGGGCTCGGAAACCATGACGCCCATGGCCGTTTCCGTCATCGGCGGCGTGACCGTTTCCACGATCCTCACTCTTTTCGTCGTGCCCTGCGCCTACCTTGCTTTCTCACGTTTCGAGAAACAGGTCTATCAGAAGCCCGAAGACGGCGCGCCCGCGCCCTCCTCCGCGCCCTTACACGCGAAAAAATAA
- a CDS encoding response regulator, with the protein MKHVLLVEDSAAQSRLIEEAFKVEGAGCTLDLADDGGKVLDYLKRKPPFEKKTFPDLILLDLHLPPMGGEALLKMIREENSFEALPVLVLSNSDYVENVSRCYQLGANCYLIKPSSFRDLCGMVRGLRKFWLDSKRAGNPVRV; encoded by the coding sequence ATGAAGCATGTCCTTCTCGTGGAGGATAGCGCGGCGCAGTCCAGGCTCATCGAAGAGGCCTTCAAGGTCGAAGGGGCCGGCTGCACGCTTGACCTGGCTGACGACGGCGGAAAAGTCCTGGATTATCTGAAGAGAAAGCCGCCCTTCGAGAAAAAAACATTTCCCGATCTCATCCTGCTCGATCTTCATCTTCCTCCGATGGGCGGCGAAGCGCTTTTAAAAATGATCCGCGAGGAAAATAGTTTCGAAGCGCTGCCCGTGCTTGTCCTCTCCAACTCCGATTACGTCGAAAACGTTTCCCGCTGCTACCAGCTCGGCGCGAACTGCTATCTGATCAAACCTTCGAGCTTCCGCGATTTATGCGGCATGGTCAGGGGCCTCAGAAAATTCTGGCTCGACTCCAAAAGAGCCGGGAATCCCGTCCGCGTTTAG
- a CDS encoding TolC family protein, translating into MKKSLPVLILVLGLFPASAWAMARKPPMPAEVLPAEASPPVSFDLWKCYEMALNRSETVGIQKLEVARARAAVLKATGEAIGDVDFVMTDLWQEPQGGGGGEGSSVGSTLSKPQRRENRFEYSQPLFQGGRSLGALTGAGSLKKQRIGEWQRSKQVLFMDTVNAFYDYLKLSRDIEIISGILKLYGDRVSDLKEWEKIGRSRASESATARSQLEIFQADLADTKGDLAVARDTLAYLTGVAVEPSELQDEKELIKPGEEDWDLFEVAHQRPDVEAARQAVTTARGALIVAQSEFWPDMTLDVNHYEHREGFQSGITWDALVTLRVPLGKGGTTFGDVLDNVSRWKQAKLVYSQTERQAQREIQDANAELKSAMERYGALDKAVHSAQENFDLQKDEYQKRLVTNIDVLSALQTLFETQRDANEAYYDAKKNYWKLEVAKGELTDTPHPAVPGGTA; encoded by the coding sequence GTGAAGAAAAGCCTTCCGGTTCTCATTCTTGTCTTGGGATTGTTTCCCGCTTCGGCCTGGGCCATGGCGCGAAAACCCCCGATGCCGGCCGAGGTGCTTCCGGCGGAAGCCTCGCCTCCGGTTTCGTTTGACCTGTGGAAATGCTACGAGATGGCGCTGAACCGCAGCGAGACCGTCGGCATCCAGAAACTGGAAGTCGCGCGTGCGCGCGCCGCTGTTCTGAAAGCGACCGGAGAAGCGATCGGCGACGTGGATTTCGTGATGACGGATTTGTGGCAGGAGCCCCAGGGCGGCGGCGGAGGGGAAGGATCTTCGGTCGGTTCCACGCTGTCCAAGCCGCAGCGCCGTGAAAACCGTTTTGAATACAGCCAGCCGCTCTTCCAGGGCGGCCGCTCGCTCGGCGCGCTGACCGGCGCCGGCAGCCTGAAGAAGCAGCGCATCGGCGAATGGCAGCGCTCCAAACAGGTGCTTTTCATGGACACGGTCAATGCTTTCTACGATTACCTGAAACTGAGCCGCGACATCGAGATTATCAGCGGCATTCTCAAACTTTATGGGGACCGGGTGTCGGACTTGAAGGAGTGGGAAAAAATCGGCCGTTCCCGCGCCAGCGAATCCGCCACCGCGCGTTCGCAGCTGGAAATTTTTCAGGCGGATCTCGCGGACACGAAGGGTGATCTTGCCGTGGCCCGCGACACGCTTGCGTATTTGACCGGGGTTGCCGTGGAACCTTCGGAGCTGCAGGATGAGAAGGAGCTGATCAAACCCGGGGAAGAGGACTGGGACCTGTTCGAAGTCGCGCATCAGCGCCCCGACGTGGAGGCCGCGCGGCAGGCCGTGACGACCGCGCGCGGCGCGCTCATCGTGGCCCAGAGCGAATTCTGGCCGGACATGACGCTCGACGTGAATCACTACGAGCACCGCGAAGGATTTCAATCCGGCATCACGTGGGACGCGCTCGTCACGCTGCGTGTGCCGCTGGGCAAAGGCGGGACGACCTTCGGCGACGTGCTGGACAACGTGAGCAGGTGGAAACAGGCCAAGCTCGTTTATTCGCAGACCGAACGGCAGGCGCAGCGGGAGATCCAGGACGCGAACGCGGAGCTGAAGAGCGCCATGGAGCGCTACGGCGCGCTCGACAAGGCCGTGCATTCAGCCCAGGAAAATTTCGATCTGCAGAAGGACGAGTATCAGAAGCGGCTCGTGACGAACATCGATGTTCTTTCGGCGCTGCAGACCCTTTTCGAAACCCAGCGCGACGCGAACGAAGCTTACTATGACGCGAAGAAAAATTACTGGAAACTGGAAGTCGCCAAGGGCGAGCTGACCGACACGCCGCATCCGGCGGTTCCCGGAGGCACGGCGTGA
- a CDS encoding MEDS domain-containing protein: MRHVVQLYRGEDFLLQALESFADAGLRKGETVLIIATGPHLSACTSALAAKGHNLAAAAGSGQWHAYNAEILLPQIMSGDMPDAKAFDALVGAAIRQAIGFRKKRKMRAFGELVNLLSENDNLKGAEALEDLWNELVPRYRFSLYCAYAMDALDPKRYHGAVQQVCRTHSHFVTDLDNGQFDNHLGQALREILGSELSLMVRRMAVSERNFTVRMTEAEAVKHWLFKNMPLTADKILNAARHHLEAPTGAPALTRLKPMLA, translated from the coding sequence ATGCGGCACGTGGTGCAGCTGTACCGCGGAGAGGATTTTCTTCTCCAGGCGCTGGAGTCTTTTGCCGACGCCGGCCTCCGCAAAGGCGAAACCGTCCTGATTATTGCCACCGGTCCTCATCTCTCCGCCTGTACCTCGGCCCTTGCCGCGAAAGGCCATAATCTTGCCGCCGCGGCCGGGAGCGGGCAGTGGCATGCCTACAACGCGGAAATCCTGCTGCCTCAAATCATGTCCGGAGACATGCCCGATGCCAAAGCCTTCGACGCGCTCGTGGGTGCGGCGATACGGCAGGCGATAGGGTTCCGGAAGAAACGCAAGATGCGCGCCTTCGGCGAACTGGTGAACCTGCTTTCGGAAAACGATAATCTCAAGGGAGCGGAAGCGCTCGAAGACCTGTGGAACGAGCTCGTCCCGCGTTACCGGTTCTCGCTTTATTGCGCCTATGCCATGGACGCGCTCGATCCGAAGAGGTATCACGGCGCGGTCCAGCAGGTCTGCAGGACGCATTCCCATTTCGTCACGGACCTGGACAACGGCCAATTTGATAACCACTTGGGGCAGGCTTTGCGCGAAATCCTCGGCTCTGAACTTTCGCTCATGGTTCGCCGGATGGCCGTCTCCGAACGCAATTTCACAGTCCGGATGACGGAAGCCGAAGCGGTCAAACATTGGCTGTTCAAAAACATGCCCCTCACTGCAGACAAGATACTGAACGCGGCGCGGCATCACCTCGAAGCGCCGACAGGAGCTCCTGCCCTAACGCGGTTGAAACCGATGCTTGCCTAG